GGATTAGCCATTGTTTTATTGACAGTGGTAGTGAGAATAGTACTTTCACCAATGTCTTTTAAGCAAAAGAAGTCTATGTATCAGCAGCAAAAGCTAAGTATAAAAATGAAGGAAATTAATGAGAAGTATAAAAACGATAAAGTTAAGCTTGAAGAGGAACAGAAAAAGCATGCTGCGGAGAGTGCAAAAAGTATGTTTGGATGTTTAGTTACATTTTTGCAGTTACCTATATTAATGACAATGTGGACTGTAATCAACAAACTACCTGTAAGTGCTGGAACTATGCTTATACCTTGGGTATCTAGTATCAAATTATCTGATAGCTATTTTATTGTACCTCTGATATATATCCTTGCATCTTTAACTCCTAGTTTACTTTCCTATATAAGTTTTTTCAAAATTGAAGGTCAGGCCAAGATAACCAAAGGAAATATTATAATAATGGCAGTGTTTGGGTTGATCGTTGCCAAAGCAGCGCCTATTGCAGTGGGAATATATCTTATAACCACCAGCTTATTTAATTTTATCGAAGAACTTGCATTTAGATTATATATGAGAAAAGTTAAAACTGTATAATAAAAAATTATGGAATCATGGCACTAGTTTTTCTGTCATGATTCTTTTGTCATAGATTTTGATAGATAATAAAAGTAAAATATTTTAGTATTTGACTAAAATTCATAAATTGAAAACTCCATTAAAGGATAACTTAGTTATAATTTCAGCAATTTTTTCAGGAGGCTCTTTCATTCCACAATTAAACCATTCAGAGATAATACCTAAATGAGCATAATAGAGATATGAAGACAAATATTCTCTAGATATAGGTAATTTATCTTTACCAGTTATCTTACAATAAAAGTTAAAGATATTATTCCCAAGATTGTTTTTTATCCATTCTTGAAGTTCTGAATTTCTATTTTCATCTAAAAGTGATTTTGCCAGCTTGTAATTATCTCTATAATAGCAAATGATTTTAGTAAAAAAATATTTAAAGTCCTCTTCACTAGGAGCATTTTCAAGTTTGTTCATATCATAAGATATCAGTTTTAATTCATTTAAAGCTGTATTTTCACAATGGGATAACAAATCATATTTATCTTCATAATGAATATAAAAGGCTCCTCTGCTTATACCTGCATCCTTAGTTATATCTTTAACTGTTACTCTATCAAATCCCTTTTCATATACTAAATCGTAAAAAACCTTTAGAATCAATTCTTCTGTTTGAATATATCTTTTATCATTTTTATTCATGTTATCCTCCTGCTGAAAATCTTTAACTTTAATTCTGCAAATAATCTAGTAAAGTATTCACAATACTTAATTTTATTTATAAAAAAATTTTTACAAGTATGTCTAGTTATATGAATACTTAAGAAGATTATTTGATAAATATGGGTTTGATTAATGTACACTTTTGAGTTTTTTGTATATTGTTTATATATTCCTCTCTAAATTATAATGAACATAGTGTCAATTATCAATAGAGAAAAGTTATCAGGAGGAATATTATGAAGAAAAATAAAGTTATTTTAGGATTTACAGCTTTAATTATTGGTTGTTTTTTAAGTATTCTAGATAGTACTATAGTAAATATAGCATTGCCAGATATAGCTAATTATTTTAATGAAAGTATCAATAATATAAGCTGGATTACTACTGGGTATCTACTTTCATTTTCTGTATTTCTTATTATAGGTTCTAAAATTGCAGATCAGTTTGGGAGAAAAAAAGTTTTTATAATTGGACTCATAGTTTTTGGAGGAGCTTCGGGTTTATGTGGATTTTCAAATTCAATTCTATTTTTAATCATTATGAGATTTATTCAAGGTATTGGAGCTGCAATTCTTACTCCTGTAATAATACCACTGGGACTTGAGATTTTTGGAAAGGAAAAGAGAGGTTTTATAATAGGAGTTTCAGGAGCTATTTCAGCCTTAGCTGCAGCGTCAGGTCCACCACTTGGAGGAATAATGCTTGAATATTTAAATTGGAAAACTATATTTTATGTAAATGTTCCTTTGTGTATGATAGCTGTATTTTTAGGCATAGTATTTCTAGATGAATCTTTTGACAATACAGTTTCAAAGAAAATAGACATAGCAGGTATTATTTTATTAACTTTAAGTTTATTTTGTCTAACCTTTGCACTACTTAAAGGTGGAGATTATGGATGGAATTCTTCTACTATAGTAACTCTTTTTATTACTTTTATTATATCAATGATTGTATTCTTAATTATTGAAAGTAGAATTTCTGAGCCCATGCTTCCATTAAATTTATTTAAAGAGAGTACCTTTACTAATTCATGCATTTGTTATACCATGGTGGGATTTGGCATAGCTGCACCTTTGCT
This genomic window from Clostridium pasteurianum DSM 525 = ATCC 6013 contains:
- a CDS encoding YidC/Oxa1 family membrane protein insertase; the protein is MNIIFNFLSNLLSNIFNFTGDWGLAIVLLTVVVRIVLSPMSFKQKKSMYQQQKLSIKMKEINEKYKNDKVKLEEEQKKHAAESAKSMFGCLVTFLQLPILMTMWTVINKLPVSAGTMLIPWVSSIKLSDSYFIVPLIYILASLTPSLLSYISFFKIEGQAKITKGNIIIMAVFGLIVAKAAPIAVGIYLITTSLFNFIEELAFRLYMRKVKTV
- a CDS encoding MFS transporter; translated protein: MKKNKVILGFTALIIGCFLSILDSTIVNIALPDIANYFNESINNISWITTGYLLSFSVFLIIGSKIADQFGRKKVFIIGLIVFGGASGLCGFSNSILFLIIMRFIQGIGAAILTPVIIPLGLEIFGKEKRGFIIGVSGAISALAAASGPPLGGIMLEYLNWKTIFYVNVPLCMIAVFLGIVFLDESFDNTVSKKIDIAGIILLTLSLFCLTFALLKGGDYGWNSSTIVTLFITFIISMIVFLIIESRISEPMLPLNLFKESTFTNSCICYTMVGFGIAAPLLILNFYLEKILMYSALKSGLILMTLSLSGVVSVPLGSFLSSKIGSRVINFLGIIFMAIATVGLSYIDNNTAILNIRLVLVIFGFGLGFSAQSISSAIKYLPLEKSGMASGIINAGRQIGTCIGVAILVSILNTNVSNAIVNIKTNVKHEINMDKTLNSDIKENMVIEVDNIKSDSNSFSKEDIEKNIDEEGKKVLAKTPQEKRVFVLSNLEQQKSKVLNIIDYSQDIKNKEISKAFNNTFRVSYIILFVFSIFGLFTDKKIRE
- a CDS encoding TetR/AcrR family transcriptional regulator — encoded protein: MNKNDKRYIQTEELILKVFYDLVYEKGFDRVTVKDITKDAGISRGAFYIHYEDKYDLLSHCENTALNELKLISYDMNKLENAPSEEDFKYFFTKIICYYRDNYKLAKSLLDENRNSELQEWIKNNLGNNIFNFYCKITGKDKLPISREYLSSYLYYAHLGIISEWFNCGMKEPPEKIAEIITKLSFNGVFNL